The Carassius auratus strain Wakin chromosome 21, ASM336829v1, whole genome shotgun sequence sequence acTTTTAAGCATAATTATATGTTATGCATTTGCTGTAAACTGTTAAGCTTAATATAACAAAGTTACATTATTAATGATTAGacaattgcaaaaaatatatatattataaatacaggaaATACAATTGATAAAAGATTTAGATCACAAACAAAAAGCATTATCTAAAGGCCATTCTGTAATTACAATTTcccaaaaatatgctaaatatgcTTAAGGCTTTGGCTACATTACTTTTCAGTGACTGATATTTTACACTGATTCATAATATGTATATTATTGTGCTGCATaggataatttaaatttttaaatttttaaaaggcATGGATATGGAGTCTTTCCATCCCAAAGTCTTAAGAATAAGACATCGTAAAATCATAATATGAATCTGTTAAATACAATGTTTTCCCCCCTATACAAATACACATCCATATGGTTATTAAAATCAGTTTAAATGAATTCATATCATGACTTACAGAAGCTGCATTTGCTGTGCCCAGGATGAGGGCAACAGAGATGAAAACTCCCAGCATCGGCATCATCATCAGACAGTCGCTGCAAGCGTGGCACTGAAGGGAGTTCTGCCCCTTTTATAAACAGGCCAAATCATATCTCTCTTTCAAGGTGCCGCAAAGCTGTATCTTGAAAGTACACAGTCCctgtattaatgtattaactgGACAACATGTGCGCAGTTGTGTTAAACTCTCATGGAAAATGCGTGCAGAGTTCATTAATAGTTTATGTAATCTCAACAACACACTTTTTTTCCGTTACAAAGACATATATATGAATGCTAAAAATACTTGTGCCATCTTGCAGGTTATTTTTTGTTAACCAAAACAGTTTTGAAGAAATTAAGGCAATTTACCATCTGTTAAAGTCTTGACtataattaaataagtaaatacatctATTTGAAATAGTCTTTGCTGACACTGTTTttactgatcaatttaatgcatccttgctgaataaaagtaataattttgtgaaaaaacCACTAAAACAATATGTACTAACCCCTTTTCAACAATAGCGAAtatataaattcttaaaaaaaaatatatatatatatatatatatatatatatatatatatatatgtgtgtgtgtgtgtgtatatatatatatatatatatatatatatatatatatatatatatatgtgtgtgtgtgtgtgtgtgtgtgtgtgtgtgtgtgtgtgtgtgtatacacacatatacacttagTCATAACATCTCTCTTATTACTGTATGTtgggtgcttttttattttaagaatttacTCACAttcagttgatttaaaaaaaaacatttattatgcaaacagggaaaaaatacataaaattaatttcTATCAGTATATAAAGTATCTTTTTACATGAACATAAAACTAAAGGCGAATTACATGTAATCTGCAATCTCAGTTTCCATTTCATTGTCGCTCCCATCAGAGGGCTTGtactcttcatcatcatcatcgtcgtcgtcgtcttcatcttcctcctctcCAAGGTCAACAGTTTTGGATCGAGTTCTTACAGACTTTTGGATGGATGAagctgtaataataaaatgtcactatacatttatatatatatatatatatatatatacatatataataagcaatatttgctattattatatttaataaataactataaattatTTCTTGTGTTTTACCTGGCTGGTTGGCCCGGACTTTTTGTTGGATCATTCCAGAGATGATATTCCTGAGCTCGTCGGCTGTATGAGGCACACACCAGCCATCTCTCTCATCACACACTTCCTCTTTCCCATCATTCTTATGGATGATATTCTTTATCCTGAAAAGAGGGGAAAAGAAGTGCTGCAAAGTCAGGCGCAGTGGATGATGAGTCTTGTAGTGAATGAATATGACAAGACCAGTTCTTACTTTTCTACATCTAGATCACACAACTGGTAGAACATCTGGCGGTATGGAGGAAGCATTCCCTCCCGGAAGATGTAGACCGAGTCCTGCAGAGAACATCCCACACAATTGGTTTAAAACACTTCTGAGGAATCAGCGGTTGCTCAATGCAAATCCACTGTgataaaacacttgaaaaaacTGTGAATACCTTTAGTAAGTACTTGGCAGTGGCAGGCTTGGGTCCTGAAGATGAAGCACTTTCCTGGGTGATGTCAGTCACACTAGCAGGCTGAGGAACTAAAGACGTCAAACATAGGCTACCATGATCatctttttgatttttttgcaattaaatagttttcatttattaCACGAGCATTCAACAGTTTGGGGTTAGCTTTTAAGAAATTCATTCTTTTaattatcaaggatgcattacatttatcaaaagtgacaataaggACATTTATAATAGTGAGAAATGTCTCTTAagcagcgaatcagcatattaaaatgatttctgaaggatcatgtgacactgaagactggaggaatgatggtggaaattcagctttgtcatcacaggattaacatgtttaaatatattaaaacagaaaacatttgttatatatatatatatatatatatatatatattggaataatatttcacattattactgtttttactgtatttttgactaaaTAGATGAAGGCTTTGTGAGTGTCcgtcaaaaacattttttttaaatcgtacTGAACCCAAACCTTCGAATGGTGAATTTCAGAAGTGAAGTGAagagacattcagccaagtatggtgacccatactcagtatttgtgctctgcatttaacccatccgaaaatgcacacacacagagcagtgaacacacacacaaacactgtgagcacacacccggagcagttgggggttcgatgccttgctcaagggcacctaagtcgtggtattgaaggtggagagagaactgtacatgcactccccccgatactagaactcacaacccttcgattgggagtccaaccctctaaccattaggccacgacttccccaagctAAGTCCTATTGGATTCTAAAGGTCAGAGATTGAGCAGCAAAggtgaaaaactaaattaaaaagatCTGAAGAACACTTTTAGGGAACTTTGTGTGCCAGAACATTCGGATCTGTGTACCTGCCCTGTTGATTGTGGTTGGGTGGGTGTAATGGTAAGCACTTCTCTTGGGTTTCACTGGCATGTCATTGCCACCAAATCCTAGTGAGACAGAAAACCACAGGAGTTAGTTGTATGGTCATTTATACTCGCAGGAGATTCTGTGCACTCATGGACAGTTCTTCACAGAGTTCTAGGATTGTTTGTGTCCAGGAATGAATCATATTTGGGGTTgttatgaatgtgtttgtgttgatCGCTCACCATGTTTCATTCCATAGCGGATCCTGAAGTCTAGAACCTGGTAGATTTTAGCTTCAGCAGTTTTTCGAGGATCGTACCCAAACCTGACCCACAAACTCCTCCATGGCCCTGTTATctacacataaaaatatatttccatgTAAGACTGTGAGATATCCCTTGTGCGTCCTAAtggacatttttttcttttcgttGCTGTTTTTGTGGTCTTGTTTTTTGCTGTGTTAATGCAACCGGCAGAAATGTTGTATTCTTTATATTTCAACCTCATTTCCTTTCACAAATCTATTTTACACTAGGTGGATGTCCCCACTGAAATACATTCAAACTGTAATATTTAATCCCAGTGCCATTTAGGCaaaaaaatcatgcattcttTGTTAATAGACTTTTATTCTATTGCCAAGGACTCAACATCCTATGGAGCAAATACATGTTATTTCCGTTTTTCTGCTtccgcttaaaaaaaaaaggcagatcgAATTGAAATTACTTAATTATATTTGTGTGGGTATATTATTGTGCATATAAAACTATGATTTGTATGCGCgtggtagtttaaaaaaaatctgattaaattgttttaagactatatatatatatatatatatatatatatatatatatatatatatatatatatatatttcttagtaTTTGGAATatgaaaaatgataaaaatatgttAGGTCGTTATGATTAGGAGTaatgatggtaaaaaaaaacctaaaaaaaaaaccatacatGTCAGTGAAAGTGgaaagaaaatataaatcatataatatttttatgttcatttttgacATGGATATTTTTGGATATAAAATTAGGGCATTTAAATAGACGCACAAGGGATACACAGTATCcatatattatacagtattgtatttatacatggaattaaaatttaattaaagcctaaaaataaaccttttaaaatgattataggTCATTGATCAAATAAACTAATCTGTGACGATTTTATGCCAACCGTGGTGTTAATGGCCACCAATGAAGTCGGACGCTTTTTGGCAACATTAAAAGTGTAGTTACATAATCTACCAACAGGGGTTAACCAGCCTATATTTAGCAGCCAAACCTTGACCTTTAGTCCAGACAAACAGGTAGTCCACCCTAATCTCACACTTTTGGTTGAACCAATGTTACTATAACAGTCCATACTAACAAACCTAGAAAAGCTGATAGTGCCACATAACAAGTGTTTGCACCATTATGCAATAAACTTTGGATATGAGACATCATATTTAAGTTTATGAAACTTTTAAGCTACTCACCATGTAGTAGGCCACATACGGGAGGAGGTGCTTCATTTTCTCAGGGTGAATGTTAATGTTGGCCTTGACTGCATTGCGTGACCATATGGGCCTTTTCTCGAAAAGCTGCAGAGGCCAAATCAAATCAATCAGTATTTCCAAATTAAATAGCTTTGGAACACAGCTGGGATTAGGATAAGATAAAGACATTTTCCCATAACATCACATCATGTTTGTCCAATAGTTGCTCAAGCTGATTGCGACAGCTTTTTTTAAACACAACTTATAATTTTTATCCTTTCACGTGTCTACCTCCCAACTCCCATGAAGCATTGAGAATTATGTAAACAATGTGTGTaaacactgtgaaatattattgttatttaacataactctttgtttatttgaatgtattttctcaaatataatttattcacgTGATGCAAAGCTAATCAtcaaatcattctattatgcagatttgctgctcaagaagcatttcttattatcatcaatgctgaaaacagtcatgctccataatatttttgtggaatgtgaaatagaaagttcaaaagaacagtttttatcaTCAATGGAAAACATATCCATTTTAcgaacctgtatgagttgctgcTCTGCCTTTGCATCATTAGGATGGACACAGAACTTCTTCCAGCTGGCCACTGCAGCTTCCAGAGGTCCTGATGGTATGGTCTTGTCATCAAAGTTGACAAAAATTGCATTGTTTGGCCGGCGAGCTCGATTCGGGGCGATAAGATGATCTTTTAGGAGAACCGACTGCATTGCAGTCTCCCTGCTGTTTATTGGGAAGCCAATAAATGTAATCAACAAATTTAACCACCAAAACACACAGGTCTTTCTGAATCATTTGGGATGGCAGCCTGTCAGCTCATGGGGGAATCCAGGTCTTACCTGTGCAATACATCTGGACGGTAGTAATAATCCACAGCCGTGTCCAGGCGAGAGAAAATAGGAGGAGGAAGGAAAAGAGGCACGGGATTGTCGTAGAATTCTTTCTTCTCGGGTTTGCGCAAAATGATCTTGTCATACAAAGACATCTGGTTTCCATCTGGATCGGTGTGAGCCGCTAGGTACTGGAAGTCAGCCATTCCTGAAGAATCAAAGGTGAGAATGTGTGACTATTAAAAAGACTGCCCACCAATAACTTGAAACCCttatgtaattccaaacctgGATGACTTTGTTTATACAATTATTCATTCAAGACCCCAtgaaacagtaaaaactgtattcATGCAGTATACCATTTGAAAAATAAGAAGAATGTGTGGTATATTTACCCCTGTAAAAATGATTCTTTCAAAGTTATAAAAAAGCATTATTGaagaatgttttataaaataataatcttaaaaaagtaaataaattaaaatactattttatgtTTAATCCATTGtgttactttctttttctttgaaatTATCTTTTAGATTTATCATAcatttctgagagaaaatgctTTAAATCCTACAcccaaatgtaaaaaatagtaataaaattagTTGCAAAATACTAGTAGGTAAATTTAGACTATCTTTACCTTGAAATTTATACGTGGTCCCAATAAGTCCCACTATCTCCATGCTGATTTGGGTTTCTGCACTGTTTCCTTTGCGGGTTCTGCGGCGCACTCTGAGCAGCAGGTTGGTGGAGGAGAAGCGGTTCCCGTACGCAGGATGACAGAACACATCCTTCGGCCGAAAACGGAGTTCAAGTCTTTTAGAAGAATCTGCATAGGTCTGTTCGGAAAAAATCTCAGGttaaaatcacacttttaaacatacacatttatatttctGCTTGAGAGTTTAAGGTCAGTgagagaaattatttttattcggCCAGGgagcattaaattaatttagttaaagACATTCATATAGAAAATATTCATATCTCACATACATGCTTTTCTTGTGAACATTTATTCATATAAGATGGATAaaaatggtttccataaaaatattaagctatacattttttttctcagcattgataataatgtgtcttaatcataatttgtgatggatcatgtgacagtgaagacaatgacatttaaataagttaaaacatattctagaaaacagctatttaaaattgccatgatatttcacaatattactgtaaacACGTGATATATGCATTGCTATTATTAGAGGGAGAAATACATTCTTTAATTACATGAACTtggaataaaatacagtaaacaaaatataaatgcacctaaacaatacatttaaattacatactgtaaaacatgattttcatcAGTGATTTTCAAAACTGATTTCACAATAGCAAGAATTACTGTACAATATAATCTGACAAACAAATATTTGACGGAACTCATCTACAAAATCTACATTTTAACTGTTAAGTTACATGACAACAACTGTCTAAATGAACACAGTATTAACCATGTATCGATTTAATTTAAAGCTGACTGCAATCACCTTGGATACTCCCTCTTCGCCTCCGATGCTCTCCAGCATTGTGTCCACATTGTTGACGACTGCTGGGTATTCCACACACACCAGACTAGTGTCAGACAGAGCCAGTGTTGCTGTATTGCCTGACACAACACCTGCAGCCTGACTTTCACATTTGTTTCTCACATCTGTGCTTGACGAAGCCGGATCGCTTGTGATCTGCGGATCCATATTTAAACGACTGTTGTTCTACGCCTATGCATAAGGGAAAAAGACCTTTTGATTAGTCTATTCCTATGATAGCTCCTTCGTAAACAGCATGTACAGGAACGTGTCCGCTTGTGAAAAGCACCCGGGTGGGACTGCATTAGGTTAGGAGAAGAAACGTTCCGGGCCTCACCTCACAGTGAGCACTGCGCATGCCCAGTAGTAAACAGCAAGCACGGAGGACGTGAGCCGCTGAAGATTTTACTATAAAATCACCCTGGAATACCAAATAAAGTAAGTTTATGATATATCCA is a genomic window containing:
- the gtf3c5 gene encoding general transcription factor 3C polypeptide 5 — translated: MDPQITSDPASSSTDVRNKCESQAAGVVSGNTATLALSDTSLVCVEYPAVVNNVDTMLESIGGEEGVSKTYADSSKRLELRFRPKDVFCHPAYGNRFSSTNLLLRVRRRTRKGNSAETQISMEIVGLIGTTYKFQGMADFQYLAAHTDPDGNQMSLYDKIILRKPEKKEFYDNPVPLFLPPPIFSRLDTAVDYYYRPDVLHSRETAMQSVLLKDHLIAPNRARRPNNAIFVNFDDKTIPSGPLEAAVASWKKFCVHPNDAKAEQQLIQLFEKRPIWSRNAVKANINIHPEKMKHLLPYVAYYMITGPWRSLWVRFGYDPRKTAEAKIYQVLDFRIRYGMKHGFGGNDMPVKPKRSAYHYTHPTTINRAVPQPASVTDITQESASSSGPKPATAKYLLKDSVYIFREGMLPPYRQMFYQLCDLDVEKIKNIIHKNDGKEEVCDERDGWCVPHTADELRNIISGMIQQKVRANQPASSIQKSVRTRSKTVDLGEEEDEDDDDDDDDEEYKPSDGSDNEMETEIADYM